In Kineococcus sp. NBC_00420, a single genomic region encodes these proteins:
- the thrS gene encoding threonine--tRNA ligase produces MSAQFSITRSGETQQVAAGTTAGELFADDRAVVVAKVNGELRDLSHVLAEGDDVEGVLISSDEGLAVLRHSTAHVMAQAVQQHFPEAKLGIGPPIRDGFYFDFDVERPFTPEDLKVIEKTMQRIVKEGQRFARRDVSDDEARAEMADEPYKLELIGLKSTAPGGVADAAEGASAEVGEGGLTIYDNLKRDDSVAFKDLCRGPHLPTTRLVGIGFSLTRSAAAYWRGSEKNPQLQRIYGTAWPSKDELKAYQERVAEAERRDHRRLGAELDLFSFPDEIGSGLVVFHPKGGVIKREMEDYVRRRHIEEGFSYVGTPHISKGGLFETSGHLPYYEDTMFPGMELENSKYYLKAMNCPMHNLIFRSRGRSYRELPLRFFEFGSVYRYEKSGVVHGLTRVRGLTQDDSHSYVTQEQAPGEIKHLLDFVLGLLKDFGLDDYYLELSTRGDSAKFIGSDEEWEKATAVLETAAKETGLELVADPGGAAFYGPKISVQAKDAIGRTWQMSTIQYDFNQPARFELEYTAADGTKQQPVMIHSAKFGSLERFFGVLVEHYAGAFPPWLAPVQVVGIPVADAHVPHLQEVAQKLRAAGIRVEVDDADDRMPKKIRTWTKQKIPFLLIAGAEDVENGAVSFRFRDGSQENGVPVDDAVARIAAAVRDRVQV; encoded by the coding sequence GTGTCGGCCCAGTTCAGCATCACCCGATCCGGGGAGACCCAGCAGGTGGCCGCCGGCACCACGGCAGGGGAGCTGTTCGCCGACGACCGCGCCGTCGTCGTCGCGAAGGTCAACGGCGAACTGCGCGACCTCTCCCACGTCCTCGCCGAGGGCGACGACGTCGAGGGTGTCCTCATCTCCTCCGACGAGGGCCTCGCCGTGCTGCGTCACTCGACCGCGCACGTCATGGCCCAGGCCGTGCAGCAGCACTTCCCCGAGGCCAAGCTCGGCATCGGCCCCCCGATCCGCGACGGCTTCTACTTCGACTTCGACGTCGAGCGCCCCTTCACCCCCGAGGACCTCAAGGTCATCGAGAAGACGATGCAGCGCATCGTCAAGGAGGGGCAGCGCTTCGCCCGTCGCGACGTCTCCGACGACGAGGCCCGCGCCGAGATGGCCGACGAGCCGTACAAGCTGGAGCTCATCGGCCTCAAGAGCACCGCCCCCGGTGGTGTCGCGGACGCGGCCGAGGGCGCCTCGGCCGAGGTCGGCGAGGGCGGACTGACCATCTACGACAACCTCAAGCGCGACGACTCCGTGGCCTTCAAGGACCTCTGCCGCGGTCCGCACCTGCCGACCACGCGTCTCGTCGGCATCGGGTTCAGCCTGACCCGCTCGGCCGCGGCCTACTGGCGCGGGAGCGAGAAGAACCCGCAGCTGCAGCGCATCTACGGCACCGCGTGGCCGTCCAAGGACGAGCTGAAGGCCTACCAGGAACGCGTCGCGGAGGCCGAACGTCGCGACCACCGTCGCCTCGGGGCGGAACTCGACCTGTTCTCCTTCCCCGACGAGATCGGGTCCGGCCTGGTCGTCTTCCACCCCAAGGGCGGGGTGATCAAGCGGGAGATGGAGGACTACGTCCGTCGCCGCCACATCGAGGAGGGGTTCTCCTACGTCGGGACCCCGCACATCTCCAAGGGTGGTCTGTTCGAGACCTCCGGGCACCTGCCGTACTACGAGGACACGATGTTCCCCGGCATGGAGCTGGAGAACTCGAAGTACTACCTCAAGGCCATGAACTGCCCCATGCACAACCTGATCTTCCGTTCGCGCGGTCGGTCCTACCGGGAACTGCCGTTGCGGTTCTTCGAGTTCGGGTCCGTCTACCGCTACGAGAAGAGCGGCGTCGTGCACGGCCTCACCCGCGTCCGCGGGCTGACCCAGGACGACTCGCACTCCTACGTCACCCAGGAGCAGGCGCCGGGAGAGATCAAGCACCTCCTCGACTTCGTCCTCGGCCTCCTCAAGGACTTCGGTCTCGACGACTACTACCTCGAACTCTCCACCCGCGGGGACTCGGCGAAGTTCATCGGCTCCGACGAGGAGTGGGAGAAGGCCACCGCGGTCCTCGAGACCGCGGCGAAGGAGACCGGGCTGGAACTCGTCGCCGACCCCGGCGGGGCCGCGTTCTACGGGCCGAAGATCTCCGTGCAGGCCAAGGACGCCATCGGCCGCACCTGGCAGATGTCGACCATCCAGTACGACTTCAACCAGCCCGCCCGCTTCGAGCTGGAGTACACCGCCGCCGACGGCACCAAGCAGCAGCCGGTGATGATCCACTCGGCCAAGTTCGGTTCGCTGGAACGCTTCTTCGGCGTCCTCGTCGAGCACTACGCCGGGGCGTTCCCCCCGTGGCTGGCCCCCGTGCAGGTCGTGGGGATCCCCGTCGCCGACGCGCACGTCCCGCACCTGCAGGAGGTCGCGCAGAAGCTGCGCGCCGCCGGGATCCGGGTCGAGGTGGACGACGCCGACGACCGGATGCCGAAGAAGATCCGCACCTGGACCAAGCAGAAGATCCCGTTCCTGCTCATCGCCGGGGCCGAGGACGTCGAGAACGGTGCGGTGTCGTTCCGCTTCCGTGACGGCAGCCAGGAGAACGGCGTCCCGGTCGACGACGCGGTCGCGCGGATCGCCGCCGCCGTGCGTGACCGGGTGCAGGTGTGA
- a CDS encoding HIT family protein, protein MSGDPTDDEAVGVEPAERFAGEPDGFARLWTPHRLAYIQGEKKPADGEPGSCPFCRAPGLADDEGLIVHRGEHVFAVLNLFPYNPGHLMVCPYRHVSAYVDLYADELAEFTAFTRAAIHTLTAASNPSGFNVGMNQGAVAGAGIAAHLHQHVVPRWEGDANFLPVVGRTKAMPELLEDTRSRLAQAWTRG, encoded by the coding sequence GTGAGCGGTGACCCGACCGACGACGAGGCGGTGGGGGTCGAACCGGCCGAACGGTTCGCGGGGGAACCCGACGGGTTCGCCCGGTTGTGGACCCCCCACCGCCTCGCCTACATCCAGGGCGAGAAGAAACCGGCCGACGGGGAACCGGGCAGCTGCCCGTTCTGCCGGGCGCCGGGCCTCGCCGACGACGAGGGGCTCATCGTGCACCGCGGCGAGCACGTCTTCGCGGTGCTCAACCTGTTCCCGTACAACCCCGGGCACCTCATGGTGTGCCCCTACCGGCACGTGTCGGCCTACGTCGACCTCTACGCCGACGAGCTGGCCGAGTTCACCGCCTTCACCCGGGCGGCGATCCACACGCTGACGGCGGCCTCGAACCCGTCGGGTTTCAACGTCGGGATGAACCAGGGCGCGGTCGCCGGGGCCGGGATCGCCGCGCACCTGCACCAGCACGTCGTCCCGCGCTGGGAGGGCGACGCCAACTTCCTGCCCGTCGTCGGGCGGACGAAGGCGATGCCGGAACTGCTGGAGGACACCCGGTCGCGGCTCGCCCAGGCCTGGACCCGCGGGTGA
- a CDS encoding thiol-disulfide oxidoreductase DCC family protein, with protein sequence MRPVLVFDGDCGICTRLAGFVPALRADVDVAAWQTLDLPSLGLTPEACDRALQFVDARRRISSAQDAVAVLLRHSAFPLPVAGRLLQLPGLNALAGFGYRWVARNRQRLPGGTPACALPAQR encoded by the coding sequence GTGAGGCCCGTGCTCGTCTTCGACGGGGACTGCGGGATCTGCACCCGCCTGGCGGGGTTCGTCCCGGCGTTGCGGGCCGACGTGGACGTCGCGGCCTGGCAGACCCTCGACCTCCCCTCCCTCGGGTTGACCCCCGAGGCCTGCGACCGGGCGTTGCAGTTCGTCGACGCGCGACGGCGGATCTCCTCGGCCCAGGACGCGGTCGCGGTGCTGTTGCGGCACAGCGCCTTCCCGCTGCCGGTGGCCGGTCGCCTGCTGCAGCTCCCGGGGTTGAACGCCCTGGCCGGGTTCGGCTACCGCTGGGTCGCCCGGAACCGTCAGCGCCTGCCCGGCGGGACCCCCGCCTGCGCCCTGCCCGCCCAGCGCTGA
- the pgsA gene encoding phosphatidylinositol phosphate synthase, with protein sequence MLNRYARAVVTKVFTPLARLLLRLGVTPDMVTVFGTVCTVLSALVLYPTGHLFWASLAVTVFVLFDTIDGIMARILGRSGKWGAYLDSSLDRFADSAVFGGLVVWFARGGNDELTAGLALACLVFGSIVSYVKARAEGLGYTANVGIAERGERLVAVLVGAGFVGLGVPLPFLQVVLGLLALASVVTIVQRMSTVRRQALADHPA encoded by the coding sequence ATGCTCAACAGGTACGCGCGTGCGGTGGTCACGAAGGTCTTCACCCCGTTGGCGCGGCTGCTGCTGCGGCTGGGGGTGACCCCGGACATGGTGACGGTCTTCGGCACGGTCTGCACCGTGCTCAGCGCTCTCGTCCTCTACCCCACGGGGCACCTGTTCTGGGCCTCGCTGGCCGTGACGGTCTTCGTCCTCTTCGACACCATCGACGGGATCATGGCCCGCATCCTCGGCCGGTCCGGCAAGTGGGGCGCCTACCTGGACTCCAGCCTCGACCGCTTCGCCGACAGCGCCGTCTTCGGTGGGCTGGTCGTCTGGTTCGCCCGCGGCGGGAACGACGAGCTCACCGCCGGGCTCGCCCTGGCCTGCCTCGTGTTCGGCAGCATCGTGTCCTACGTCAAGGCCCGCGCCGAGGGCCTCGGCTACACGGCCAACGTCGGCATCGCCGAACGCGGCGAACGACTCGTCGCCGTCCTCGTCGGCGCCGGGTTCGTCGGCCTCGGTGTCCCGCTGCCCTTCCTGCAGGTCGTCCTCGGCCTGCTCGCCCTCGCCAGCGTCGTCACCATCGTGCAGCGCATGTCGACGGTCCGCCGGCAGGCGCTGGCCGACCACCCCGCATGA
- a CDS encoding phosphatidylinositol mannoside acyltransferase, which yields MTPRTSLRRTRDRCVTTAFRLGWRLARSVPEPLAVAACTRVADRVTARGGKGVEQLRRNLSRARPEATPAELDALVRDGLRSYTRYWLDAFALPGWSRERIVDTVRMDGGEALRAELTAGRGAVAFLGHLGNWDHAAAWSAHDLHHVVTVAERLRPEEVYEEFLAFRRGLGMEVLPLGDPATFPTLVRRLRAGALVPLLADRDLSATGVEVDFLGDRVRMAPGPAALAVLTGAGLFPMTLHHEVGAQGRVLVVVTHPRVEVPQRRAGESVRGHRDRAIAAMTQTCADVLAAAVRAHPDEWHVLQPVFPADLRSG from the coding sequence ATGACCCCCCGCACCTCCCTGCGCCGCACCCGCGACCGGTGCGTGACCACGGCCTTCCGGCTCGGCTGGCGCCTGGCCCGCAGCGTCCCCGAACCCCTCGCCGTCGCCGCCTGCACCCGGGTCGCCGACCGCGTCACCGCCCGCGGTGGGAAGGGCGTGGAGCAGTTGCGCCGCAACCTCTCCCGGGCCCGCCCCGAGGCGACGCCGGCCGAGCTCGACGCCCTCGTCCGCGACGGTCTCCGCAGCTACACCCGCTACTGGCTCGACGCGTTCGCGCTGCCCGGGTGGAGTCGGGAGCGCATCGTCGACACCGTCCGGATGGACGGGGGGGAAGCGCTCCGGGCCGAACTCACCGCCGGTCGGGGCGCCGTCGCCTTCCTCGGTCACCTCGGCAACTGGGACCACGCCGCCGCCTGGTCGGCCCACGACCTGCACCACGTCGTCACCGTCGCCGAACGGTTGCGGCCCGAGGAGGTCTACGAGGAGTTCCTCGCCTTCCGCCGCGGCCTCGGGATGGAGGTCCTGCCGCTGGGGGACCCGGCGACGTTCCCGACGCTGGTCCGCCGGCTGCGGGCCGGTGCCCTCGTCCCGCTGCTCGCCGACCGCGACCTGTCCGCCACCGGCGTCGAGGTCGACTTCCTCGGCGACCGCGTCCGGATGGCTCCGGGACCCGCGGCGCTCGCCGTCCTCACCGGCGCCGGACTGTTCCCGATGACCCTGCACCACGAGGTCGGAGCGCAGGGCCGGGTGCTGGTGGTCGTGACCCACCCACGGGTGGAGGTCCCGCAGCGCCGGGCGGGGGAGTCCGTCCGGGGCCACCGCGACCGGGCCATCGCCGCGATGACCCAGACCTGCGCCGACGTGCTCGCCGCGGCCGTCCGGGCCCACCCCGACGAGTGGCACGTGCTGCAACCGGTGTTCCCCGCCGACCTGCGGAGCGGGTGA
- a CDS encoding glycosyltransferase family 4 protein yields MRIGIVCPYSFDVPGGVQFHVRDLAEHLIGLGHHVRVLAPADDESTLPSFADPGGNVVAVPYNGSVARLSFGPVTAARVRRWIAEGDFDVLHVHEPLSPSTSLLALWAASGPLVATFHTANLRSRAMQAAFPLLRPSLEKISARIAVSEDARRTVVEHVGGDAVVIPNGVFTDVFARAERRPEWTGTPEAPVIAFVGRLDEPRKGLPLLCRIVPLVRAVVPGARFLVAGRGDVEAARALLDDPSSVEFLGAVDDPAKASLLASADVYLAPHTGGESFGIVLVEAMAAGAPVVAADLGAFRRVLGDGEFGRVFTLGDAASAAEAVLDLLAHPAQRLALGAAGQRAAARYDWSVVAAQVLTVYETVVA; encoded by the coding sequence GTGCGGATCGGGATCGTCTGCCCCTACTCCTTCGACGTGCCCGGTGGGGTGCAGTTCCACGTCCGGGACCTCGCCGAGCACCTCATCGGCCTCGGCCACCACGTCCGCGTGCTGGCGCCCGCCGACGACGAGTCGACCCTGCCGAGCTTCGCCGACCCGGGCGGCAACGTCGTCGCCGTGCCCTACAACGGGTCCGTCGCGCGACTCTCCTTCGGGCCGGTGACCGCGGCCCGGGTGCGCCGCTGGATCGCCGAGGGGGACTTCGACGTCCTGCACGTGCACGAACCGCTCTCACCCAGCACCTCGCTGCTCGCCCTGTGGGCGGCGAGCGGACCGCTGGTCGCCACGTTCCACACCGCGAACCTGCGCTCGCGGGCGATGCAGGCCGCGTTCCCGCTGCTGCGGCCCAGCCTGGAGAAGATCTCGGCCCGCATCGCGGTCAGCGAGGACGCCCGGCGGACCGTCGTCGAGCACGTGGGCGGCGACGCCGTCGTCATCCCCAACGGGGTCTTCACCGACGTCTTCGCCCGCGCCGAGAGGCGTCCGGAGTGGACCGGGACCCCCGAAGCTCCCGTGATCGCCTTCGTCGGCCGGCTCGACGAACCGCGCAAGGGGTTGCCGCTGCTGTGCCGGATCGTGCCGCTGGTGCGGGCGGTCGTGCCCGGGGCGCGCTTCCTCGTGGCCGGACGCGGTGACGTCGAGGCCGCCCGGGCGCTGCTGGACGACCCGTCCTCGGTGGAGTTCCTCGGCGCGGTGGACGACCCGGCGAAGGCGTCGCTGCTGGCCAGCGCCGACGTCTACCTCGCCCCGCACACCGGCGGGGAGAGCTTCGGCATCGTCCTGGTCGAGGCGATGGCGGCGGGGGCGCCCGTCGTCGCGGCCGACCTCGGCGCGTTCCGGCGGGTGCTGGGCGACGGCGAGTTCGGGCGGGTCTTCACCCTCGGCGACGCGGCCTCGGCGGCGGAGGCGGTGCTCGACCTGCTGGCCCACCCCGCACAACGCCTCGCCCTCGGGGCCGCCGGTCAGCGGGCCGCCGCGCGCTACGACTGGTCCGTCGTCGCCGCCCAGGTGCTCACCGTCTACGAGACGGTGGTCGCGTGA
- a CDS encoding NUDIX hydrolase: MTPVVSTLVVLLLLTVLAWYLSATAQRVDRLHRRVETSRAALDAELTRRASAALEYATSGELDPASSLVLADAATASLDAPRTPAALRDASDADDAHRWRVESDLTRAMEVALPDEDGPGLARVADAEHRVELARRFHNDAVVQTRRLRGKRVVRWARLAGYARLPETADFLDGSDS; this comes from the coding sequence GTGACCCCGGTGGTCTCGACGCTGGTCGTCCTGCTGCTGCTGACCGTCCTCGCCTGGTACCTCTCGGCCACGGCGCAGCGCGTCGACCGGCTGCACCGTCGGGTCGAGACCAGCCGCGCCGCCCTCGACGCCGAACTGACCCGGCGCGCCTCGGCCGCCCTGGAGTACGCCACCTCCGGTGAGCTGGACCCCGCCTCGTCGCTGGTGCTGGCCGACGCCGCGACCGCGAGCCTGGACGCCCCCCGCACCCCGGCGGCGCTGCGCGACGCCAGCGACGCCGACGACGCCCACCGCTGGCGGGTCGAGAGCGACCTGACCCGGGCGATGGAGGTCGCCCTTCCCGACGAGGACGGTCCCGGTCTCGCCCGGGTCGCCGACGCGGAGCACCGGGTGGAACTGGCCCGGCGCTTCCACAACGACGCCGTCGTCCAGACCCGGCGGCTGCGGGGCAAGCGGGTCGTGCGCTGGGCCCGGCTGGCGGGGTACGCGCGCCTGCCCGAGACGGCGGACTTCCTCGACGGTTCCGACTCGTAG
- the pdxS gene encoding pyridoxal 5'-phosphate synthase lyase subunit PdxS: MSTDSTEQTSAPAVGTSRVKRGMAEMLKGGVIMDVVTADQARIAADAGAVAVMALERVPADIRAQGGVSRMSDPDMIDSILAAVSIPVMAKARIGHFVEARVLQSLGVDYIDESEVLTPADYTHHIDKHSFTVPFVCGATNLGEALRRITEGAAMIRSKGEAGTGDVSNAVMHMRTIRAELNRLRSMEEDELYVAAKEMSAPFDLVREVAEKGKLPTVLFTAGGIATPADAAMMMQMGADGVFVGSGIFKSGNPAQRAEAIVKATTFHDDPDVIAKVSRGLGEAMVGLNVEEIPEPHRLAQRGW, from the coding sequence GTGAGCACCGACAGCACCGAGCAGACGAGCGCACCGGCGGTCGGCACCAGCCGCGTCAAGCGCGGCATGGCCGAGATGCTCAAGGGCGGCGTGATCATGGACGTCGTGACCGCCGACCAGGCCCGCATCGCCGCCGACGCCGGAGCGGTGGCCGTCATGGCCCTCGAGCGCGTCCCCGCCGACATCCGCGCCCAGGGCGGCGTCTCGCGGATGTCCGACCCCGACATGATCGACTCGATCCTCGCCGCGGTCTCCATCCCGGTCATGGCCAAGGCCCGCATCGGCCACTTCGTCGAGGCCCGGGTGCTGCAGTCCCTGGGCGTGGACTACATCGACGAGTCCGAGGTCCTCACCCCCGCCGACTACACCCACCACATCGACAAGCACTCCTTCACCGTCCCCTTCGTCTGCGGGGCGACGAACCTCGGCGAGGCGCTGCGCCGCATCACCGAGGGCGCGGCGATGATCCGCTCCAAGGGCGAGGCCGGCACCGGTGACGTCTCCAACGCGGTCATGCACATGCGCACCATCCGCGCCGAGCTCAACCGCCTCCGCTCGATGGAGGAGGACGAGCTGTACGTCGCCGCCAAGGAGATGTCCGCGCCGTTCGACCTCGTCCGCGAGGTCGCCGAGAAGGGCAAGCTGCCCACCGTCCTCTTCACCGCGGGCGGCATCGCCACCCCGGCCGACGCGGCGATGATGATGCAGATGGGGGCCGACGGCGTCTTCGTCGGCTCCGGGATCTTCAAGTCCGGCAACCCCGCCCAGCGCGCGGAGGCCATCGTCAAGGCCACGACCTTCCACGACGACCCCGACGTCATCGCCAAGGTCTCGCGCGGTCTGGGCGAGGCGATGGTCGGGCTCAACGTCGAGGAGATCCCCGAACCGCACCGGCTGGCCCAGCGCGGCTGGTGA
- a CDS encoding NUDIX hydrolase → MSTDPLGPEWAHGPDGLRTRSASRVVVLDDAGRVLMLRGCDPATPGSDWWFTVGGGRAPGEDARVAACRELREETGLDVDPAELVGPVWVRSAEFPFLGARCRQAEEFFVLRVGEGFTLDAAGWTDLERESVSEWRWWAPADLAAAGTTYYPGDLVRLVAQLPLAWTGDPLPIV, encoded by the coding sequence GTGAGCACCGACCCCCTCGGCCCGGAGTGGGCCCACGGTCCCGACGGGCTCCGCACCCGCAGCGCGTCCCGCGTCGTCGTCCTCGACGACGCGGGACGCGTGCTGATGCTGCGCGGGTGCGACCCGGCGACCCCGGGCAGCGACTGGTGGTTCACCGTCGGCGGCGGTCGGGCGCCCGGGGAGGACGCCCGCGTCGCGGCGTGCCGGGAGCTGCGCGAGGAGACGGGACTCGACGTCGACCCCGCCGAGCTCGTCGGGCCGGTGTGGGTGCGCAGCGCGGAGTTCCCCTTCCTCGGCGCGCGGTGCCGGCAGGCGGAGGAGTTCTTCGTCCTGCGCGTGGGGGAGGGCTTCACCCTCGACGCGGCCGGCTGGACGGACCTGGAACGGGAGTCGGTCAGCGAGTGGCGCTGGTGGGCACCGGCGGACCTGGCCGCCGCGGGGACGACGTACTACCCGGGCGACCTCGTGCGTCTCGTCGCGCAACTCCCGCTGGCCTGGACGGGCGACCCGCTGCCCATCGTCTGA
- the pdxT gene encoding pyridoxal 5'-phosphate synthase glutaminase subunit PdxT, whose translation MSVGGTGSGGPDVVIGVLALQGDVGEHVRALESGGARVVTVRRLAELESVDGLVLPGGESTTIDRLLRVFELRDALRARIADGLPVYGSCAGMILLADRILDGGKGQETLGGINITVRRNAFGRQVDSWEELLPLEEVTRGGPAVEGIFIRAPWVEEAGPEVSVLARLSAGPAAGRIVAVRQGRLLATSFHPEITGDDRVHRYFVEMVRDSVAATTA comes from the coding sequence GTGAGCGTTGGAGGAACCGGATCGGGAGGGCCTGACGTCGTCATCGGCGTCCTCGCCCTGCAGGGCGACGTCGGGGAACACGTCCGCGCGCTGGAGTCCGGGGGAGCGCGGGTGGTCACCGTCCGCCGCCTGGCCGAGCTGGAGAGCGTCGACGGTCTCGTCCTTCCCGGGGGCGAGTCGACGACGATCGACCGGTTGCTGCGGGTCTTCGAGCTCCGCGACGCCCTGCGGGCCCGGATCGCCGACGGGTTGCCCGTCTACGGCTCGTGCGCGGGGATGATCCTGCTGGCCGACCGGATCCTGGACGGGGGGAAGGGTCAGGAGACCCTCGGCGGGATCAACATCACCGTGCGGCGCAACGCCTTCGGACGCCAGGTCGACTCCTGGGAGGAACTCCTCCCGCTCGAGGAGGTCACCCGCGGGGGACCGGCGGTCGAGGGGATCTTCATCCGGGCGCCGTGGGTCGAGGAGGCCGGTCCGGAGGTCAGCGTGCTCGCCCGACTGAGCGCGGGGCCCGCCGCGGGTAGGATCGTCGCCGTGCGACAGGGTCGTCTGCTCGCCACGTCGTTCCACCCGGAGATCACCGGGGACGACCGGGTGCACCGCTACTTCGTGGAGATGGTCCGCGACAGCGTGGCGGCGACGACGGCCTGA
- a CDS encoding YebC/PmpR family DNA-binding transcriptional regulator gives MSGHSKWATTKHKKAVVDAKRAKSFARLIKNIEVAARTGGGDVSGNPTLFDAIQKAKKTSVPADNIDRAVKRGSGAEAGGADWQTIMYEGYGPNGVALLIECLTDNKNRAAMEVRTAMTRNGGSLADPGSVAYMFTRKGVVVIGKEGTDLTEDGVLEAVLEAGAEEVTDQGDTFEVVSEATDLGAVRDALKAAGIEYDSADASFVPSVEVPLDAEGATKVFRLIDVLDDCDDVQNVYANYDVSDDVMAALEDA, from the coding sequence ATGTCCGGCCACTCCAAGTGGGCGACGACCAAGCACAAGAAGGCCGTCGTCGACGCCAAGCGCGCCAAGAGCTTCGCCCGACTGATCAAGAACATCGAGGTCGCGGCGCGCACGGGCGGCGGCGACGTCTCGGGCAACCCGACGCTCTTCGACGCGATCCAGAAGGCGAAGAAGACCTCCGTGCCCGCCGACAACATCGACCGCGCCGTCAAGCGCGGCTCCGGTGCCGAGGCCGGCGGCGCGGACTGGCAGACGATCATGTACGAGGGCTACGGCCCCAACGGCGTCGCGCTCCTCATCGAGTGCCTCACCGACAACAAGAACCGCGCGGCGATGGAGGTCCGCACGGCGATGACCCGCAACGGCGGCTCGCTCGCCGACCCGGGGTCGGTGGCCTACATGTTCACCCGCAAGGGTGTCGTCGTCATCGGCAAGGAGGGCACCGACCTCACCGAGGACGGCGTCCTCGAGGCCGTGCTCGAGGCCGGGGCCGAGGAGGTCACCGACCAGGGCGACACCTTCGAGGTCGTCAGCGAGGCGACCGACCTCGGCGCCGTGCGCGACGCGCTGAAGGCCGCGGGGATCGAGTACGACTCCGCCGACGCCAGCTTCGTGCCCAGCGTCGAGGTGCCGCTGGACGCCGAGGGCGCGACGAAGGTCTTCCGCCTCATCGACGTCCTCGACGACTGCGACGACGTGCAGAACGTCTACGCGAACTACGACGTGTCCGACGACGTGATGGCGGCCCTCGAGGACGCCTGA
- the ruvC gene encoding crossover junction endodeoxyribonuclease RuvC: MRVLAVDPGLTRCGVGVIDAVRAGRRAELVGVGVIRTPATDPVASRLLAISDGLDEWLDTHRPDVVAVERVFAQANVRSVMGTAQAAGLVLVAAARRGLPVAMHTPSEVKAAVTGSGRAEKEQVTVMVTRILGLDAPPRPADAADALALALCHLWRGGATSRLEAAAHTALVTGRRNAYAEAEAQARSAASRPRRKAVVRSQASSADSGR, translated from the coding sequence GTGCGCGTTCTAGCGGTCGACCCCGGGCTGACCCGGTGCGGCGTCGGGGTGATCGACGCGGTCCGCGCCGGACGTCGCGCCGAGCTCGTCGGCGTCGGCGTCATCCGGACCCCCGCCACCGATCCCGTGGCCTCCCGGCTGCTCGCGATCAGCGACGGCCTCGACGAGTGGCTCGACACCCACCGCCCCGACGTCGTCGCCGTCGAACGCGTCTTCGCCCAGGCCAACGTCCGTTCCGTCATGGGGACCGCGCAGGCCGCCGGTCTGGTCCTCGTCGCCGCCGCGCGCCGGGGACTGCCCGTGGCGATGCACACGCCGAGCGAGGTGAAGGCCGCGGTGACCGGGTCGGGGCGGGCCGAGAAGGAGCAGGTCACCGTCATGGTCACCCGCATCCTCGGTCTTGACGCCCCGCCCCGGCCCGCCGACGCCGCCGACGCCCTCGCGCTGGCGTTGTGCCACCTCTGGCGGGGCGGGGCGACCTCCCGGCTGGAGGCCGCCGCGCACACCGCCCTCGTCACGGGCCGGCGCAACGCCTACGCGGAGGCGGAGGCTCAGGCGCGCTCGGCCGCGAGCCGACCCCGCAGGAAGGCCGTCGTGCGCTCCCAGGCCAGCTCGGCCGACTCGGGCCGGTAG